The following DNA comes from Anastrepha obliqua isolate idAnaObli1 chromosome 1, idAnaObli1_1.0, whole genome shotgun sequence.
AACACCCTCAATGTGTGGTATTGGACTAGACACCAAATCCATGTAGTCAACGTTAGTGGCACGCGCAGCGATTTCACTTAAACAAGCGCGTCGAGCCCGCATTACGTTGCGCCTTGGCTGCAAAAGttaatttataaattcattATTCCACTAATAGcagattcattattttttcattattacttcAAATAACAATTACTTCAATAGTTCTACTCACACCACTCACCCCTCGGCTCATTACTGCAGCAATTACCATCGTATCGATGCTTTCCACTGTAGGCACATTTATCTCTCGGCTATTTCTACCACGGCGTCCCTTTCTTCCTCTTGCTGGAGCGCTAGTTACTGTTGTACTTGGAGTGGAATCTGTTGTTATTTCAGACGACACTGCCGCGCTTCTGCGTGAAGTACGCCTTCGAGCCATCGGCTCGCATGCATTTGAATGCGTTGATTGCTCTTCAGCAGATTTCTGGAACGCATCTTTATCCGGTTCTGACTGCGATTTCCTCGACTTCTTGGTTGGAGAAAGCGCTTTTGCTACTGCACATTCTTTATTTGAAGTCGATCCCGCTTTTTTACCACGACCTTTCCCCTTATTTTGTTTACTTGGTACAAGGAAATCGTCTTCGTCTGAACTATCGTTCTTTAACAAAGCCGCATTGCGATACGTGAGTGTCTCCAAAACCTTAGCATTATCATCTGTAAAATAAACCATGTCCTTGTTTTTAAATTGCTTTCACCTAAATTATGTTTATATCAGCTACCTTTATCATTGTCATACAAATCGGCAAATACATCATAATCCTGTGACATATTTTATCATGTGTTGAATATGCTCTCAGCGTTCCTGTTCCTGAATAAATTAAGACAAGTTTTCAAAGGATGTAGTACAATCACTTTAATTTTAGAACCCGCCAATTTGACGTTTCAGATAGTGAAGTAGAATATTTGATAGCTGCTGAACCGATTATTATTATGtattcactgaatttttaaaaGCTGTCAGCTTTGTGCAAATTATTCAAGgaaatattcttaatttttacatAGAGCTGTGCATGTAAGTCAgaacgcactttttttataaaaacaacattttaagaTATAATGTTGATTAGAGCTTTTTTAGTACAAAgggtatttatatatttcttttctttcccTTTTCAGTATTTTACGAATTTATATCACGAAAATCATAACCGGCAGCTTTCATTATATGGAAACCCTCGCTTATTTGATCAAGCACATAAGATGTCGCAAGTGAAGTATGTTTTCTGCAACTTTCTTCGACTTATTTTGCACGCCTTTATgcgttaaaaatgttaaataagggAATGGAAAAAGGAGAAACACTTCGTTTATAAATTTCGCTTTTGATTTTATAATGATTGTATGTAGATTGCGTATAAATAAACCATTGCTGTTAAAACATCAAAGTGGCAGTTAATGGCATGCGATATGTCTCATGCCATAAGCATTGCGACAAGTGGTATCCATTGGATTTTATCGTAAGAAATGATTTGCATGTGATCAGAGTTCACATGGGGAGCGTCGAAATAGGGAGTCACAGCGCTAACCAATGTTACTGCGAccgataaaaaaaatactacagtTGGAAAAAGTAACCAAATTTTCaatcagaaattaattttatacagaaatgtatatctatatatataaaaagaagttacatttccttggtaatcttataactcaagaacagccaaaccgattgacacaaaaatttcagagttcttttctatctttgaggaggtggtttgtgtgaagtttgattgaaatcggtgcagccgttcctgagttatgacattttgtgtGAGTAacggtttcctctcatacgaaatgcctgtatgggaaaaacaacaacaaatgcacagccgcttatgagcgtttctgttgtactgttgtggttgtaagtgtattatgttaatattaattttggacgaaaatataataaaaactggagcattcgaggaactggaaaaacatttttaactttatttattttagcataatttatttagcgtaaaaaattgaaatggaaattaaagaatcaaagtttaattacaagtttttatcggctctttcaccttacctgtatataggtgaccaccacaatcaaattttaaaaaagtacagaaaaggctattgtgacatctttagaaagtatgttgaatgaaaaaaatcaactaattcaactgtttaaacattttacgagttctataaagaaaacttaatatgaaaattttcttgcaatataaaaaaaacattttatatatggtggtgcgaagcccactgggaaatgctagtttaTATATACTTAATTActtattttaagttatttatgtacaatttaTACGACAAGCACTAGAGATGTAGTACAAAGCaaacattaaataattattacaccAAAGcggaatgcgttggtgcgtaattaccattcggtagtgcccggGTTCGAAATCCCAGGCATGGACAGAATTGCAGTGAACAGCGGGTAACGGGTTAAAGAGTACCCAGGGACGGATTTCATGCCGTCACTTATTTTTACGGCGGCAAAATAATTAGATtcatctacattttttttttacgggttgaagcaaggcgaatttattacaggtgacagcaaacacatataagtaaaaccctacatgtatttgttgttgcgtttggtgcaagcatcatgtcaaaatcagcaagcaaatgtaaacatacgaatgtaaacataccaatacatacaaacaaagcatatcattttgacgtaagccatacctacggcgaaaaattcagctgggtgaatgatgtcaccttattaaatccaccttgggtTGAAGATTCAGGGTATTGACAAGTAAAaaagcaaagaatgaattcgctttgtttcattctgggctggcagccacatggacacggcgaaagaacaaaaaagcaaatcagctgatttaccgttACTACTTTTAATAGATGTGCCTGGGAAAAGGGAAACAGATATGTTAGCTTTGTCAACTAGGATAGAGAGACAGAAGTCGCTTTGTCGTAAGAGCGgatgaataaacaagcaaaaggagGGGGAAttccttgtttgtgaagaagaagagtaggcgaaacgaatggaaacaaccaaacacaagaaattttacacacacacatactttccCGCCATGGCGTCTTCCGCATATAAACCCAAGCAAACTGCATTtagaggctttatattaatttgtgctttcacaatttaactcACGGCACTtcgttctcattagtttgattagtttaaatctcagaAATCACAAAATTATCAAGTCATTCACTGAATTTCCACTAACGCctaatttttcctacttttgtttgtgttgttcgtttgtttcGTATTGCGAACTGAGCTGACGTccgacttgtcaaaatcgcaaaaaataaagtaactgtctTTCAATGGCATCACCATAGATACTCAATTCGTCTTGTAGGACATCAATAGCTATTTGAAACTTCGTTCGCGCGTAGAGAAACTCCTTGCTGATTAGCAGACTCTTCAATTTGATTACAATCGGGCTGCACATCAAACTATTTGTTTAATCGGTGACGATTGAATAATGTAGTGTGCGCACTGAGACCAACTAAATAGTCGGCCGATATATgacgaaatcaaaaaaaaattccgaattggGATATTGCATGACCGAACCATttatatgtttaaattttttgtacactcaaAATTTACCTCGCCAAATACAAAAGGTCGTGACTTTATACCTAAACCAAGGCACATAAAGCAGGTAGCAACAGCAAGGTTGTTATTCTAATCTGTATCTGTTTATTCGGCCTCTTAATTGTTAAACTTTCTTTAAGTTAAACTCTTCTGTCAATTTCTGTTAATAGACTGCTAGTGTTTGTGCATTAACTTCCACTGTTTATACCTGggcttatatttttcatatactaCCCTGTGCGCAATGCAACTATGTGCTATTTCCATTCTTTGAACATACCTCTCCAACGTCATTGAGTGTCAGgcgaaatttcatttcttttttggcATTAGTGAAAGAAAATTCGATGTGATTGTTGGCAAGTTGTGGAAAAATagagaattttttatattaaatatctcATTCAAgactaattttcattagaaatGGTGAAAAATATAATGTGTTATTAATACGTGTCTTCGATTGCTTAATCGTTGGTACAGATGATCGCTGAAACGTAATTTTCTTTGTGGTCTTTTGTTTTGGCTGAAGAGACGAATCTCCACACCTAGCCAGACAGACTGGCAATTACACGTATAGACAAGCAAATCGTTAACAAAAGAAACAAGCCTGCGTTAATTATCGACTAAGTTTCCCCAGAGAGGCGGTTGGAAAAATGTCTTCTGCGTCAATATTAAGTGTAATTGAACATTACCAAAAGAGTATCGAGCATTCCCAGGACGATGAAGGCAGAGTAAGTGATTATGGTGGTCAAAGCACAACTCTGAGAACCTTGCTAGAAGTATTATTATGCCTAAGGCCTAAAATtgcattaaagaaaattttgtggCTGGGTTAGTgttgttatacatatatgtaggtatgtatttctatataaaatatttcccgAATTCTCGTAATGAACTACATATCGCTTATTTTTTGCAAGAGTGTCataatccaaaaacaaaaaaaaaaatgtatgcagaaATGACCACAAGCTCTTCCTTTATgctgtgtacaaaatttcatgGTGATATCAAGTAATATTATCTCTTTAGATGGGAATTTGTCTTTTTTTACTTAGGGAGGCATAGTAAGCAGCCAAGTGGATTATGACTACTATTTCATATTgtaaaaacgtaataacttgTAATGCACATCAGCTGAAAGTGAATCAAGGTCGAAAATTATCTGTAGTTAATATTAAGGAGTTCATCGACTTGATGAAATTTGTATATTGTACaatatacaatacaatataatatttttggagaATGCTGTTGAAGTGAAAGTCCTTGGCAGAATCTTGCTATTGTCTCTTTCGATTATACCTCCTTTTTTCAATAGACAAGAGCGAATATAAACTAGATTGAAGTTCAAGGAAAAGATTTTACGCCATTGACTGTCAATTTCTTGACGGAGTTTATATTCAAGTGTCGTCTTTTTCTTAAAGTCTGGGCTCTTAACTAAAATTACCCAAACATTAGGCGGTCTAAACAACCGGGGATAtatggtatgtacatatgtacttatgtatacgtAACACGTAAGAAAACGATAGCATCTCATAGCACTCATAACGTCTCCGTTCATTCGTCcgtccacgacagtcggttctacgttactgcaacgacccggatttatatccggccaaggactgccactccagcagcagtCGCCGCATATGTATGTGGAATGttcatgctgttacaacaacaataacgacaTCTCAGCATTTTGATTAGTTTTCTTATTTGAAtgctcattatttttattaaaaattagctgTACCCGGcacgcgttgctacgccaacaaggaaaataaatttaaggggGTCCTCTAGTTTCTTGGGtcgaaaatatcgaattttttttttcataaatcacATTTACAACATGTGTTAAAAGTATGTGCTGAAggatttttcgatattcgaagTGGCTCACAAGTTACGGCCTTGAACGGAGCAGGTATACTTAGCGCGCTCAACGCTGCGCGAACTTTGAAACgcttttttctcgaaacactatttttcaaaatagtgaccacgatatttcaaaaactactgaaccgatCTTGTTCAAATATATACCTCatctttaatatattataagccAGCGATTGAACTAGGATTATCATGATTGCTTCGATAGTTTTTTTCCTATgagcgaaaaaattaagaaaaaataagtaaaaaatagaatttaattttcaaaagtgtatacaaaaattaatttttgtaattaagaaTTCATTCTAGTTCAATCGCTAGTCTTAAATATGAAGATTAAAATGTCGTTTGGTTTTTCGATTTCAGATAAGCCAAACAGCCGCAATCTTGGTCACCGTCAAGCACCTCTTTTACTTTATGTCTTCTTGTCGGCCACTATAacttttattctattatatattttgtcttcaaaaaatttgtaaagctcATTTAAATGTTACTAAAGATTATGTGAACACAAtgagatttattattttgatcgtTTGcccgttaaaaattattgaaaaacccgaAAAAAACAGACGAGAAACTAGAGGACCcccttaagaaaaataactttaaagaaaaatcagtacacaaatattcaattcattctaaaccattttattgattttgtttatttcgaaaaaactgtgacattacaaagtttagtttcaattcgatgtttattgaagtgctgtcggatacacaatatttcttgtttttccatctggtgcaTAGACGAATAAATCGGAAGGTTTTTCGACACGggagcaagccacatagagctgtccatgtgagaagcatggattatccaaatttaatccacacacttgtaacgattgtccttgtgctttgttaatagtcattgcgaaagcgagtcgcaccgCGAACTGTtaacgtttgaattcgaatggcatatctgttgagatcattgggatacgtggcaatagtacgtcttcacctttgaattttccagtcaaaattgttgcctcgataacattgttcatcattttcttgactgagagtctggtGCCGGtgcaaagtcgtggtggattGATGAttcgaagaagaatgatgggtacgctaattttcaatgtaagaacgtgcggCGACATGTTGGATAGTTGACAACTTCGCcttgattctccacagtatcgatggacttacatatgtatatgttgtcGTTTTACAGGGTATTCCATGCAgaatggtgaagttgatggtattgacatcgatgtttttggctgctaatatagcacGCGTACTGAGCCTCTGATGGTTTTTGTACACAAAACtgtaatttttgggaaaactttttgcaccatattaatttttatgacaatcggttgaacggggcagaagttcctactctgcagcgccacctggtgacgagtggcatcaatgagcatattctacaaagcttctccgtggaaaaatacatatatataccaatttttataataatcggtccagtagtttttgagttcatcgatgacatacagacaaacattcatttttatatataagattagaTCATTgcctaacaaaaaacaaaaaaattcaagcttcAAACTTATACAACATTACAAAACTTCTCTTATTTTAATATAAGTAaagttgcgcattttctccatataaaatgaaatttcctGAATTTCGTAATTAGCGAAAATGTTCAACACCGTCAGGTGTGAAAGAAACTATAGTTTATACCCTTTCTATATTAGGATAAAGATATGTGGATACATAAAAAACtgacttttgaaaaatttgtatattatctACAAAGATATTtcttttaagaacaaaatatttaaatttatttctagcTTCTGCACTGCATTAACAAACTGTATAGATTGCCGGTAAAGGTGGAACATTTGCAGCAAACTGGTGTTGGCAAAACAGTCAACTCTTTACGCAAATATAATGGAGAAATAGGTGTTGCTGCTAAAGCGTTGGTCACCAAGTGGAAAGCCATGGTGGCGGCTGAGGAGGAACCAATGGACACCAGTAATTGCCAAAGTACCGACTGTGATGATGAGAACAATGCCAACGGGCATGGTTCAAGCGATGATGACCACTATAATCACAATCatactcaaaataaaaatacagctCAAGAACCAAATAATTTAAGTGAAAATACGTCGAAAGATCGACAATCTAATCATAGGGATAAAGGCAGTTCGGAACATAAATCTAAATCACAAAATGACGAAAGTTCTCACAAGAGTTCGCATTCATCGTCGAAACACAAAAGGCATCTTGGACAAGAGGACAAAGAAAtgccattttcgaaaaagtccAAACATGATGAACCAGACAATGGAGTTAAGATTCGTGAAAATGAACAGCATAAGTCGTCACGCGAGAAATCAGAACGACAACGTGATCGCAGTGAGAAACAAAGCTCGAGAGGGGATGCAAAAAGTAATGCTTCCAATAACTCTCATCATAAAAATGGTGGTGATTCTAGAGATAAAAAAGACAGTCAGAAGATTGAAAATACAAGCTCGTCTAAACACCACGCAAATCACTTGCCAGAGAAGGCAAGAAAACATGGTGACAGTGAAAAACACAGCTCATCTAAGGAGAAAGATAAGCACGAACGATCGCGAGAGGTATGTAGCAAACTGCTTTTGTCATTGCcaaaataattatgtatatatatccgTTTAGATAGAGAGATTTGTTCTGGGCTTGCACtttgacctcatggtcttttgtgtgctcatcacagtacctcatccagacccagttcccttcaaggagaaggtgcattgaaGTCTCATGGGATTGACCGCAAAAACGACCAGATTCGGGGCcatatcccgatcatgtgcatATGACTGCATAGTCTGCATagtctgcagtggcctgtgatAATCCCTCttagcattctcagtttatgcTTGGTGAATGTTTCGAGTTttctaaacctcttttggttgtactcCCTCACTCAGTAACGATTTCCCCTGGCGTAGCCACATAGTTTGGTGCCGCGAACCTCTCTCAGCCCTATCTCTTCATTCCTAAGTTTCTCCCTGATagtgtgttgtcccatagcaaaCAAAGGCTCGGGTCCTATTAATGGCGAGACCGCAGTCTCTCTCGTCAATACGTTCGCTACTTCCTTCCCAGTTATACCCAAGTGCCCTGGGACCCCAATTagccggatgcgattgtgcgttcctTGTAGATTGAGTTTCTCGATAAACTTAAGGACCAGTGAGGACTTAATCTTAGGAGGATGATAGAGCCTTGAGTGCCACCTACCTGTTACTCAGAATGGTACTGTCGCTCATTCTGGGAACACATAGACAGGTGGCATATATCTCCGCTTGGAAGCTGCTTGGGAAAATTACCCATTGGCACAGAATGCTTGGTTCTGGGGCCATATATTCCAGCGCCTATGCCTTCTGGTGTCTATCGAACGATTGTTGATACAAATTTTCGGTAGCGAATAGATCTGAGGAGTTGTTTCTTGTGTTTTCTGTAAAGTGTGAAGTCATGTTGCGAGCTCGATATCCAGCATCCGTTCCATCTTCCGGATGGTCGTCCTTGTGGCTTTCTAACATTTGGTTTAGCTTTCACAACTACTTTGCCTATTCTATCAGAGTATACCTTTTCAATATGATTTCGTCAATTTCAAGAATTAAGTCgagatttcaaaaatttaattgccgAGCTGTAGACAGAAAGTGATAATGcagtttttgtataaaaaaattatgatattcaATTACTTTACGAGACTAAATAGACTTTTCTCAGCCCAAGCGTAGGCttaatacaacttttttcatgattttattataaatatacccTTAAACTCTTAAAAATAGGAAGAAAAGGCCAAACATTTATTTGAGCTATCGTTAGAATTAGGTAGTTTGAAAAGTCATAATTAGAAGGGCGATAGCAGGTTATCGTTAAACTACTATTTTGCCTACGTCCGTAAAATCAGATCACAGTTAAGTTTTCTATCCActcaagttattttttattccactGAATTCGTCTCTATCTCTCATTATTTCATTTGAAAGGTGCCGCACAAGTTCTGCAGCTAAATTAGATAATTCCGCATTACGTCTGTTCTTGTAAAAGTTATCAAGCAACTTGCAAGTAacttaatttccaaaaattcgctctcaaagagaaaaatttcaagaaaaaggGCATGAACTCAAAACCAGTagcaatttgcaagttttacgaataGCTAATTAAAATGTTGGCGGGAAAAATCATAAAGAGTTAACACATTTTCAGCTACCTcgtattaaactaaaaaaaataaagttaataaaattcttaaaatcacATGATTTGATTTTGTCTCCAATAATTTGTTCtatttcatcatcgctgtcagataAAGAATATTCCATCAGCAGTAGTATTGTTGTGGCAATCACagctttcttcatttttttcttgcttccTTGCATTTATtgccaaattagttaataaccaaAAAATGCTAGCATAAAACACAAAGGATGCCTTCAATGCTTTTGATTCGTATTTCGGAAATTGCAGCAACGGTGACTGAGGGCTTTGGTTCAGAAGAACGTACCTCTAAATCATTGGCTGattcttatttaatatatgacttCTAATAAACTTTATACATTTTATCTAAAATACATTTACTTGCATTCTGCATTTTAATCAccgtttttatttaactttagaactttgactcaattcgcaaaattttaattcgtgtttatttttactttgcgctcagctgTTTCTCTGATATGCAAATTCTTATAAGTAAAAATACATCCAGTAAATAcctgcaacttcccctcaatatgaaatgtcattttgctctctcactttcccctactttgcaagttttttggatacattaacGTCAAAAACatttgttacaacaacaacaattgttacaaattagtTGCTCCTTGAACAGACCTTTTGTTGTAAATTCTTATGTAGAACATTTGGCGAGCGGCGTAGTTAAGGTTTTCATTATCGAAATTCCAaatattatttaactaatttcaaATTCTTGTTTCATTGAAGAACAAGCACGACAAAAATAAATCGTCGTCCAAAAACACGTCACATCGTGAAAAACATCACAAATCGTCCACATCACATTCGTCGATCAGCAGTAGTAAGCCTTCGACAACAACCATCGAAAAACCTACTTCGTCAGCATCACATACGCAGGCACCAGatagcggcagcagcagcagcaggaaaCGTCAACACGACAGTGACTCGAACGATGCGTCCCCACCCAAAGTTAAGGagttgaaaaaaccaaaaactattaaattaaaaGCGATAGCTACGGATAATGAGGATGAAGCCGATGGCGACGATGGCATTGATTCTTCGATGGGCGCGAATTTCGCCGATGTTCTGGGCATGCTAAATATGCCAACAAAGAAGTCGAAAAAATCGTTAAATATTAACAAATCGCCCACTTCTAGTACGCCCAGCAAGAGTACTGCCAACGACAAACCGAGCAGTAGCAACAGCTCCAATAAGAATGCTAGAAACGAATACAAACCAAGTTCTATATCATCAGCGTCATCTACGTCAAGGCCAATAGATGAGGTTTGTtgaacaaacatttttgtaaattataaaattgaatttcacTAATTCATTCCAGAAACCAGAGCTTTTGTCAGCCTCTGCAAAACTGGCCCCACTTGATCCCAGTATTGCGCTTGAGCTGCCAACGATTTCAGCCAATTACAAACCGCTCCCACATAATAAGACTGTAATGGATTGTGTTTATCGAAATAGTGGAGCCGTGATTAGCACCCCTAAGCCACCTGTGCGTACACTTACCGATGCAGAAGCCCTCAGCCATGGCATCTCTTCGAAAACAATGCGGTAAGCATTATCATTggcatattttatataaagaCACGATTGCATTGATTCCTttgttttcatgaaaatttagtacaaaaatttaCTCGGGTATCAAGACTGGACAAGTATTACAAGTGCCATCATTATTTGATCTATGCATACGCATACTGCAAAAGAATATCGATGGTGAGACATTAGtagttgtgaaaaaatataaccCGTTCTAATGTAAGCTTCATTTACAGCGCTGGAATACACTGGTGGTGTACCTTTCGAGGTGTTACGTTCTGTTTTGGAGCGCGCTACACCACAACAACTTCTTACCTTTGAAGAATACAATCCATATTTGATGGAAGACAGCGATTGTTTGTGGCAGATTCACGTACAACGAAACTTTCGTTCAAAAAAGCGGCTGGAAATGGAATCTTGGCGTGAAATGTTTTTGGTATGCCTGCACCCCAaccattaataatattttttatttttctattttccacACTTTCTTTTGTGTATTTTCTCTAGCGTTGTGAGGAGGAAAAGGAGCAAAAATTGAATAGTCTTACAGAGACTATCAAACAGTCACAGAAAATAATCGCTGCACCCGTACGCAAGACCCAACTGGCATTTGTGGATTCAATGGTGAAACCGCCACGCAATGTCCTGCGCAAACAGGAGCAGTATGGCACAAAAGCCAAGCTGGTTGCCACCCCGGCTGCACGTGTTGCAGCACTCTCAAGCGTCACGCCGAATGCAGCCAAAGTGGGTGATACGCGTCTGCGAGTAGCGGCTACTGTGCGGGACGCGGCGCAAGTTTGTAAGCATAATGGACAAATATAAAGTATGCCTTTGTATTCAACTCAAtcaattattttctatattttccagCTCATGCGCCTTTACGTGCGAAGAAGGCGCCACTTATGGCCAAGACACTGCAGTTCATGCGTGGACGCCACAAGCGTTAAGCTAACTTTTAGTCCGAACTCAACAATTTGTGTTCGTTTCCTCTTTTTCAATTAGActtagtttgaaaaaaattttactgctTATGCACGTGTTAATGAAATTACAATGTTTCAATATGATTATGTAGCTGAACATATACAGGGTAGTCCAATTAACTCACCAATGGCGGCTTTGATTGCATGTTTCATCTTTTGAATCGTTTATGGCTAGTCATCGGCGCcaacaaaaaattgtctaaTCGAGTGAAATCACAGCTTGTAGGCGTCCAATTGGCATCACTGATTTTTGCTCAAGAAAAAAAAGCACCACACTTTAGTTTAACGCCAAGGATAATAATTTATGatg
Coding sequences within:
- the LOC129237528 gene encoding DNA repair protein Rad60; the protein is MSQDYDVFADLYDNDKDDNAKVLETLTYRNAALLKNDSSDEDDFLVPSKQNKGKGRGKKAGSTSNKECAVAKALSPTKKSRKSQSEPDKDAFQKSAEEQSTHSNACEPMARRRTSRRSAAVSSEITTDSTPSTTVTSAPARGRKGRRGRNSREINVPTVESIDTMVIAAVMSRGVSGPRRNVMRARRACLSEIAARATNVDYMDLVSSPIPHIEGVITLDSDGEDSISNNNVQSSGTETPNTSNAATLDCSFDEDNPEISVKIKWEGGRPEIFQLRRHQKFHNIFSEIADRENKSINNIVFNIDNRIIAPNDTPASISYKVYEFISGRELTESFEVGTVRKKRDANVITLKIQSDLWPKRPLKVELNKLDKLKILYIKCAEELKMSAEDLVLSFNGDQLGFNDTPDDFEFEGDEAIDLRVKKK
- the LOC129236337 gene encoding transcription elongation factor B polypeptide 3; amino-acid sequence: MSSASILSVIEHYQKSIEHSQDDEGRLLHCINKLYRLPVKVEHLQQTGVGKTVNSLRKYNGEIGVAAKALVTKWKAMVAAEEEPMDTSNCQSTDCDDENNANGHGSSDDDHYNHNHTQNKNTAQEPNNLSENTSKDRQSNHRDKGSSEHKSKSQNDESSHKSSHSSSKHKRHLGQEDKEMPFSKKSKHDEPDNGVKIRENEQHKSSREKSERQRDRSEKQSSRGDAKSNASNNSHHKNGGDSRDKKDSQKIENTSSSKHHANHLPEKARKHGDSEKHSSSKEKDKHERSRENKHDKNKSSSKNTSHREKHHKSSTSHSSISSSKPSTTTIEKPTSSASHTQAPDSGSSSSRKRQHDSDSNDASPPKVKELKKPKTIKLKAIATDNEDEADGDDGIDSSMGANFADVLGMLNMPTKKSKKSLNINKSPTSSTPSKSTANDKPSSSNSSNKNARNEYKPSSISSASSTSRPIDEKPELLSASAKLAPLDPSIALELPTISANYKPLPHNKTVMDCVYRNSGAVISTPKPPVRTLTDAEALSHGISSKTMRTKIYSGIKTGQVLQVPSLFDLCIRILQKNIDALEYTGGVPFEVLRSVLERATPQQLLTFEEYNPYLMEDSDCLWQIHVQRNFRSKKRLEMESWREMFLRCEEEKEQKLNSLTETIKQSQKIIAAPVRKTQLAFVDSMVKPPRNVLRKQEQYGTKAKLVATPAARVAALSSVTPNAAKVGDTRLRVAATVRDAAQVSHAPLRAKKAPLMAKTLQFMRGRHKR